The proteins below are encoded in one region of Pseudomonas entomophila L48:
- a CDS encoding MexC family multidrug efflux RND transporter periplasmic adaptor subunit has product MGNLRAIGVVGLLAAAIALSGCDGADQPQAAAEVVYPVEVVTVASEPLALASTLPGRVEPMRVAEVRARVAGIVLHKRFEEGADVKAGDVLFQIDPAPFKAALARAEGDQARAQAVQQEAQARVKRYEPLVKIEAVSQQDFDSATAELRSAQAAVRSAQADVQTARLNLGYATVTAPISGRIGRALATEGALVGQGDATLLARIQQLDPIYVDFTQSAADALRLRQALKDGALAGGDDKALTAQVEGTDYQRQGALMFTDVAVDRGTGQVSLRGRFDNADGILLPGMYVRVRTPQGTDQQAILVPQRAVQRGSDGEARVMVVGTGNLAEARSVRTGVMQGARWQITEGLRAGDQVIVGSPAGLVPGTPVSLAQAQQAAAQ; this is encoded by the coding sequence ATGGGCAACTTGCGTGCAATTGGGGTGGTCGGCCTGCTGGCGGCGGCGATCGCGCTGTCGGGCTGTGACGGGGCGGATCAGCCCCAGGCCGCGGCCGAGGTGGTGTATCCGGTGGAGGTGGTGACCGTGGCCAGTGAACCACTGGCCCTGGCCTCGACCCTGCCGGGCCGGGTCGAGCCGATGCGGGTGGCCGAGGTGCGTGCCCGGGTGGCCGGCATCGTCCTGCACAAACGCTTCGAAGAGGGCGCCGACGTCAAGGCCGGCGACGTGCTGTTCCAGATCGACCCGGCACCGTTCAAGGCCGCCCTGGCACGGGCCGAGGGTGACCAGGCACGTGCCCAGGCGGTGCAGCAGGAAGCCCAGGCGCGGGTCAAGCGCTATGAACCGCTGGTCAAGATCGAAGCGGTCAGCCAGCAGGACTTCGACAGCGCCACCGCCGAGCTGCGCAGCGCCCAGGCCGCCGTGCGTTCAGCCCAGGCCGACGTGCAGACCGCGCGCCTGAACCTTGGCTACGCCACGGTCACCGCGCCGATTTCCGGGCGCATCGGCCGCGCCCTGGCCACCGAGGGGGCGCTGGTGGGGCAGGGCGACGCCACGCTGCTGGCGCGTATCCAGCAGCTCGACCCGATCTATGTCGACTTCACCCAGTCCGCCGCCGATGCCCTGCGCCTGCGCCAGGCCCTGAAGGACGGCGCGTTGGCCGGTGGCGACGACAAGGCGCTGACGGCCCAGGTCGAAGGCACCGACTACCAGCGCCAGGGCGCGCTGATGTTCACCGATGTGGCGGTCGACCGTGGCACCGGCCAGGTCAGCCTGCGCGGGCGCTTCGACAACGCCGACGGCATTCTCCTGCCGGGCATGTACGTGCGCGTGCGCACCCCACAGGGCACCGACCAGCAGGCCATCCTCGTGCCGCAACGCGCCGTGCAGCGCGGCAGCGATGGCGAGGCGCGGGTGATGGTGGTGGGCACCGGCAACCTGGCCGAGGCGCGCAGCGTGCGCACCGGCGTGATGCAGGGCGCGCGCTGGCAGATAACCGAGGGCCTGCGCGCCGGTGACCAGGTCATCGTCGGCAGCCCGGCGGGCCTGGTTCCGGGCACGCCGGTCAGCCTGGCCCAGGCACAACAGGCCGCGGCGCAATAA
- a CDS encoding FAD-dependent oxidoreductase: MALHAVATLAELDEQRPLRVQAGTEEVILVRHGDQVRAYQGNCPHAGAPLDEGVICAGLLVCPWHKAAFAMDEGAVCEPPALVDLRRYPVQVKDGQVWVDDQPLPRAEPPLHSDARTFVVIGAGAAGSAAVATLLGHGFGGRLVWIDQEPQSAYDRTALSKFVIAGQMPPDEVPSLLEPDDLRRGQLQRLHTKVRSLDVEKREIALADGKPLKYDAALLATGGKPRRPDLPGAHLPGICVLRSREDAARLLDLAEPGQPVVIVGDGFIGLEAASALRKYGLQVHVVTRHPIPLVKQLGERIGRTLRELHERKGVVFHGPTEVTAFEGKERVEAVVLANGERLATALVLLGTGVSPATRYVQGLPLGEDGAIEADAHLQACDGLWAAGDIARFPLAGRPVRIEHWRLAQQHGVIAAANMLGERRRYDDVPFFWTYQHGRTYEVLGHGRYWNRIEFVGEPEHGDFIALQCIDDEVEAVIAKGYSDAMAVLSQRMKRPLSSREARELIDTASHVTQ; this comes from the coding sequence ATGGCCCTGCATGCCGTCGCCACCCTCGCCGAGCTCGATGAGCAGCGCCCGCTGCGAGTCCAGGCCGGTACTGAAGAGGTCATCCTGGTGCGCCACGGCGACCAGGTGCGCGCCTACCAGGGCAATTGCCCCCACGCCGGGGCGCCCCTGGATGAAGGCGTGATCTGCGCCGGCCTGCTGGTCTGCCCCTGGCACAAGGCCGCGTTCGCCATGGATGAAGGCGCCGTGTGCGAGCCCCCGGCGCTGGTCGACCTGCGCCGCTACCCGGTGCAGGTCAAGGATGGCCAGGTCTGGGTGGACGACCAGCCGCTGCCCAGGGCCGAACCGCCCCTGCACAGCGATGCCCGCACCTTCGTCGTCATCGGCGCGGGCGCGGCGGGCAGCGCCGCCGTGGCGACCTTGCTCGGCCATGGCTTCGGCGGGCGGCTGGTCTGGATCGACCAGGAGCCGCAAAGCGCCTACGACCGTACCGCCCTGAGCAAATTCGTCATCGCCGGGCAGATGCCCCCGGACGAAGTGCCGTCGCTGCTGGAGCCTGACGACCTGCGCCGGGGCCAGTTGCAACGCCTGCACACCAAGGTTCGCTCGCTGGATGTCGAAAAGCGCGAGATCGCGCTCGCCGACGGCAAGCCGCTCAAGTACGACGCCGCCTTGCTGGCCACCGGCGGCAAACCCCGGCGCCCGGACCTGCCTGGCGCCCACTTGCCCGGCATCTGCGTGCTGCGCTCGCGGGAAGATGCCGCGCGCTTGCTCGACCTGGCCGAGCCCGGCCAGCCGGTGGTGATCGTCGGGGACGGGTTCATCGGCCTGGAAGCCGCCTCGGCCCTGCGTAAGTACGGCTTGCAGGTGCATGTGGTCACGCGCCATCCGATCCCGCTGGTCAAGCAGCTGGGTGAGCGCATTGGCCGAACGCTGCGTGAACTCCATGAACGCAAGGGCGTGGTGTTCCACGGCCCGACCGAAGTGACCGCCTTTGAAGGCAAGGAACGGGTCGAGGCAGTGGTGCTGGCCAACGGCGAACGGCTGGCCACTGCGCTGGTGCTGCTGGGCACCGGCGTCTCGCCGGCGACGCGCTATGTGCAGGGCCTGCCTCTGGGCGAGGACGGCGCTATTGAAGCGGACGCGCACCTGCAAGCCTGCGACGGCCTATGGGCGGCCGGCGACATCGCCCGCTTTCCCCTCGCCGGGCGCCCGGTGCGCATCGAACACTGGCGCCTGGCCCAGCAGCACGGCGTGATTGCCGCGGCCAACATGCTCGGCGAGCGGCGCCGCTATGACGACGTGCCGTTTTTCTGGACCTACCAGCACGGGCGCACCTACGAAGTGCTCGGGCATGGCCGCTACTGGAACCGCATCGAGTTCGTCGGCGAGCCGGAGCATGGCGATTTCATTGCCCTGCAGTGCATCGACGACGAGGTCGAGGCGGTGATCGCCAAGGGTTACTCGGATGCCATGGCTGTGTTGTCGCAGCGGATGAAGCGGCCGCTGTCGAGCCGCGAAGCCCGAGAACTGATCGACACCGCCAGCCACGTGACTCAATGA
- a CDS encoding aldo/keto reductase, translating into MIYRPLGHSGLQVSALTLGSMMFGEQTSTEDALRIIDKAWDQGINFIDTADVYNGGRSEEIVGEAVARNRQDWIVASKAGYGPVDGVPNRSGLSRKHLFNALEASLTRLGSDYLDIYYLHREDHAVPLEETVRAIGDLLAQGKIRYWGVSNFRGWRIAEICNVAERLGVAKPVVSQPLYNIVNRQAEPEQLTAATYHGLGVVPFSPLARGVLSGKYAPGSIPDAGSRAGRQDKRIMEVEWRQESLAIAQKIHAYTEAKGVGIVEFAIAWVLNNRLVSSAIVGPRTEAQWDTYAGALEVKVTAEDEAFIDSLVTPGHASTPGFNDVAHFVTGRLPRA; encoded by the coding sequence ATGATCTACCGCCCCCTCGGCCACTCTGGCCTGCAAGTCTCGGCCCTCACCCTGGGCAGCATGATGTTCGGTGAGCAGACCAGCACCGAAGACGCGCTGCGCATCATCGACAAGGCCTGGGACCAAGGCATCAACTTCATCGACACTGCCGACGTGTACAACGGTGGGCGCTCGGAGGAGATCGTCGGCGAGGCGGTGGCGCGCAACCGGCAGGACTGGATCGTCGCCTCGAAAGCCGGCTACGGCCCGGTCGACGGCGTGCCCAACCGCAGCGGCCTGTCGCGCAAGCACCTGTTCAATGCCCTGGAAGCCAGCCTCACCCGCCTGGGCAGCGACTACCTGGACATCTACTACCTGCACCGCGAGGACCACGCGGTGCCGCTGGAAGAGACCGTGCGCGCCATCGGCGACCTGCTGGCCCAGGGCAAGATCCGCTACTGGGGCGTGAGCAACTTCCGCGGCTGGCGCATCGCCGAGATCTGCAACGTCGCCGAACGCCTGGGCGTTGCCAAGCCGGTGGTCAGCCAGCCGTTGTACAACATCGTCAACCGCCAGGCCGAGCCCGAGCAGCTTACCGCCGCCACCTACCACGGCCTGGGCGTGGTGCCGTTCAGCCCCCTGGCCCGTGGCGTGCTCAGCGGCAAGTACGCGCCGGGCTCGATACCGGATGCCGGCAGCCGCGCCGGGCGCCAGGACAAGCGGATCATGGAAGTGGAATGGCGCCAGGAGTCGTTAGCCATCGCCCAGAAGATCCATGCCTACACCGAGGCCAAGGGCGTCGGCATCGTCGAGTTCGCCATTGCCTGGGTGCTGAACAATCGCCTGGTCAGCTCGGCCATCGTCGGGCCGCGCACCGAGGCGCAGTGGGACACCTACGCCGGGGCGCTGGAGGTGAAGGTCACGGCGGAGGACGAAGCCTTCATCGATTCGCTGGTGACGCCAGGGCATGCCTCGACGCCCGGGTTCAACGATGTGGCGCATTTCGTGACCGGGCGTTTGCCGCGGGCATGA
- a CDS encoding alkene reductase, giving the protein MKLFEPLKLGPLTLPNRVFMAPLTRLRSLEPGDVPTPLMAEYYRQRASAGLIISEATQISFQAKGYSGSPGIHTPEQIAAWRQVNEGIHADGGHSAVQVWHTGRVSHTSLQPNGDAPVAPSALPANARTSLRDENRKVIRVETSAPRALSETEIAAIVADFGQAAANARETGFDFIELHAAHGYLLHQFLTPSANIRDDRYGGSVENRARIVLEAVDAAIAQWSADRVGIRIFPLGGFNGVDNGEDQEAAGLYLIGELAKRNLAYLHLSEPDWAGGQPLRDEFREAIRAVYPGVIVAAGAYTAEKAEDLLSRGLIDAVAFGRAFIANPDLVERLRLQAPLNEHRAQFDYANGAEGYTDYPVLKQA; this is encoded by the coding sequence ATGAAACTCTTCGAACCTCTCAAGCTCGGCCCGCTGACACTCCCCAACCGGGTCTTCATGGCCCCCCTGACCCGCCTGCGCAGCCTGGAACCCGGCGATGTGCCGACCCCTCTGATGGCCGAGTACTACCGCCAGCGCGCCAGCGCCGGGCTGATCATCAGCGAGGCCACGCAGATCTCCTTCCAGGCCAAGGGCTATTCCGGTTCGCCGGGCATCCACACCCCCGAGCAGATCGCCGCCTGGCGCCAGGTCAACGAAGGCATCCATGCCGACGGCGGCCACAGTGCGGTGCAGGTCTGGCACACCGGCCGCGTGTCGCACACCTCGCTGCAACCGAACGGCGACGCGCCCGTGGCGCCTTCCGCGCTGCCGGCCAACGCCCGGACCTCGCTGCGTGACGAAAACCGCAAGGTGATCCGCGTCGAAACCTCCGCGCCACGTGCCCTGAGCGAAACCGAGATCGCCGCGATCGTCGCCGACTTCGGCCAGGCCGCCGCCAACGCCCGCGAGACCGGTTTCGACTTCATCGAACTGCACGCCGCCCATGGCTACCTGCTGCACCAGTTCCTCACCCCCAGTGCCAACATTCGTGACGACCGCTACGGCGGCAGTGTCGAGAACCGTGCGCGCATCGTGCTCGAAGCGGTGGACGCCGCCATCGCCCAGTGGAGCGCCGACCGGGTCGGCATCCGCATCTTCCCGCTGGGTGGTTTCAATGGCGTGGACAACGGCGAGGACCAGGAAGCGGCCGGGCTGTACCTGATCGGTGAGCTGGCCAAGCGCAACCTGGCCTACCTGCACCTGTCCGAACCGGACTGGGCCGGTGGCCAGCCCCTGCGCGATGAATTCCGCGAGGCGATTCGCGCGGTGTATCCAGGGGTGATCGTGGCGGCGGGCGCCTATACCGCCGAAAAAGCCGAGGACCTTCTCAGCCGCGGGCTGATCGATGCGGTGGCATTCGGCCGTGCGTTCATTGCCAACCCGGACCTGGTGGAACGCCTGCGGCTGCAGGCGCCGCTGAACGAGCACCGCGCACAGTTCGACTACGCCAATGGGGCCGAGGGGTATACCGACTACCCCGTCCTGAAACAGGCCTGA
- a CDS encoding LysE family translocator, which produces MALHLWLTFSFAYLLTSLIPGPNVLLTVRNALRYGPSGMGMTLFGNLTAQLLTITAVAMGVGALLISLPTAFLVLKLVGAGYLIYLGLRQLLAPSSTSAATAPPAATPPQTQWRIAVEAFLVSVSNPKTLVFFCAFLPQFLEPGRPIFGQFAAMYLSGSLIVCLVHSFYCFTAYRFGLRLKASPLAAWFKRATGALFIGLGVRLLNARAV; this is translated from the coding sequence ATGGCCCTGCACCTCTGGTTGACCTTCTCCTTCGCCTACCTGCTGACCTCGCTGATCCCCGGCCCCAACGTCCTGCTGACCGTGCGCAACGCCCTGCGCTACGGCCCCTCCGGCATGGGCATGACCTTGTTTGGCAACCTCACCGCGCAACTGCTGACCATCACCGCCGTGGCCATGGGCGTGGGCGCCCTGCTGATCTCGCTGCCCACGGCGTTCCTGGTGCTGAAGCTGGTGGGCGCCGGCTACCTGATCTACCTCGGCCTGCGCCAGCTGCTGGCGCCCAGCAGCACCTCGGCTGCGACCGCCCCACCCGCGGCCACGCCACCCCAGACGCAATGGCGCATTGCCGTGGAAGCCTTCCTGGTTTCAGTGAGCAACCCCAAGACCCTGGTGTTCTTCTGCGCCTTCCTGCCGCAGTTCCTCGAGCCCGGTCGGCCGATCTTCGGCCAGTTCGCGGCGATGTACCTGAGCGGCTCGCTGATCGTCTGCCTGGTGCATTCGTTCTATTGCTTCACCGCCTACCGCTTCGGCCTGCGCCTGAAGGCGTCGCCCCTGGCCGCCTGGTTCAAGCGGGCCACCGGCGCGCTGTTCATCGGCCTGGGCGTGCGCCTGCTCAATGCCAGGGCGGTGTAG
- a CDS encoding LysR family transcriptional regulator, whose protein sequence is MEPNRFGDIAAFVSAAKAGSFTAAAASLGLTRSAVGKSIARLEARMAVRLLNRTTRKLSLTDEGQVAFERWRQILDDLDEVETAMAQRRNKPTGTLRLTAPLSFGQRHVLPILDAYLKQWPELRADIRFTDRFVDLVEEGVDVAVRIGAPKEDSQLLTRTVAWQQFVTCASPEYLRQHGTPQVPADLYGHDKIAFLAGEKASPWRFRTEEGLHLCEEPGRLNIDSSEAMLDGARAGFGLIHLPTYITGDDLRSGALVEVLHDFRPPADPIRIVYPSRRHLSPRVRGFIDLLVVRWSNGVPWEI, encoded by the coding sequence ATGGAACCCAACCGCTTCGGCGATATCGCCGCCTTCGTCAGCGCCGCGAAGGCCGGCAGCTTCACCGCCGCGGCGGCGAGCCTGGGGCTGACCCGTTCGGCCGTGGGCAAGAGCATCGCCCGCCTGGAGGCGCGCATGGCGGTGCGCCTGCTCAACCGCACCACGCGCAAGCTGAGCCTGACCGACGAGGGGCAGGTGGCGTTCGAGCGTTGGCGGCAGATCCTCGACGACCTGGACGAGGTCGAAACCGCCATGGCCCAACGCCGCAACAAACCCACCGGCACCTTGCGCCTGACCGCGCCGTTGTCGTTCGGCCAGCGCCACGTGCTGCCGATTCTCGATGCCTACCTGAAGCAGTGGCCAGAGCTGCGCGCGGATATCCGCTTCACCGACCGCTTCGTCGACCTGGTCGAGGAGGGCGTTGACGTGGCCGTGCGCATCGGTGCGCCCAAGGAGGACTCGCAGCTGCTGACCCGCACCGTGGCCTGGCAGCAGTTCGTCACCTGCGCCTCGCCTGAGTATCTGCGCCAACATGGCACGCCGCAGGTGCCGGCGGACTTGTATGGGCACGACAAGATCGCCTTCCTGGCCGGGGAGAAGGCCAGCCCCTGGCGCTTTCGCACCGAGGAGGGCCTGCACCTGTGCGAAGAGCCGGGGCGGCTGAACATCGACAGTTCCGAGGCGATGCTCGACGGCGCGCGGGCGGGGTTCGGGCTGATTCACCTGCCGACCTACATCACCGGAGACGACCTGCGCAGCGGAGCGTTGGTGGAGGTGCTGCACGATTTCCGTCCGCCCGCCGACCCGATCCGCATCGTCTATCCGAGCCGCAGGCACCTGTCGCCGCGGGTGCGTGGGTTCATCGACCTGTTGGTGGTACGTTGGAGTAACGGTGTGCCTTGGGAGATATAG
- a CDS encoding metal-dependent hydrolase produces MDSLTQAVLGAALQGTVLGRIQGRRSLLYGAALATLPDLDVLIRYADPVSRMTFHRGFSHSLFVLTGLALLLAWIVTWLGRRRWPEKGYTLPRTFLAFWLVLVTHPILDAFTVYGTQLFWPLQPIPASWAAVFIIDPVYTVPLLLAVGYALVRGLAGRTTPMLALALAFSTAYLGFGLAGRVAAEHRFQQALDQQGIAVSEVRAVPLAFNSLIWRVLAKTPEGDYYEGVSSWFDREPPEMQRQPLNLPAAKVLDGVPLYERLRWFTGDWLRYDVVGDALVVSDLRMGTPGNYSFRFEMARRDGAGQWAAIQPRPWVGAGVSSMFNAEDLKLIWRRILEPQPPLPLASWMDKYLSQPR; encoded by the coding sequence TTGGACTCACTCACCCAAGCCGTCCTCGGCGCCGCCCTGCAGGGCACCGTGCTGGGCCGCATCCAGGGCCGCCGCTCGCTGTTATACGGCGCCGCCCTGGCCACCCTGCCGGACCTGGACGTGCTCATTCGTTACGCCGACCCGGTCTCGCGGATGACCTTCCACCGCGGCTTCTCCCACTCGCTTTTCGTGCTCACCGGCCTTGCGTTGCTGCTCGCCTGGATAGTCACCTGGCTGGGGCGGCGGCGCTGGCCCGAGAAGGGCTATACCTTGCCGAGGACGTTCCTGGCGTTCTGGCTGGTGCTGGTCACCCACCCGATCCTCGATGCCTTCACCGTCTACGGCACCCAGCTGTTCTGGCCCTTGCAGCCGATACCAGCCAGCTGGGCCGCGGTATTCATCATCGACCCGGTCTACACCGTGCCGTTGCTGCTGGCGGTGGGCTACGCGCTGGTTCGTGGCCTGGCCGGCAGGACAACACCGATGCTGGCCCTGGCGCTGGCCTTCAGTACCGCCTACCTGGGCTTCGGCCTGGCCGGGCGCGTCGCCGCCGAGCATCGCTTCCAGCAGGCGCTGGACCAGCAAGGTATTGCCGTGAGCGAGGTGCGCGCGGTGCCGCTGGCGTTCAACAGCCTGATCTGGCGGGTGCTGGCAAAGACCCCGGAAGGTGACTATTACGAGGGGGTGAGCAGTTGGTTTGACCGCGAGCCGCCTGAGATGCAGCGCCAGCCACTGAACCTGCCTGCGGCGAAGGTGCTTGACGGCGTGCCTTTGTACGAGCGGCTGCGTTGGTTCACCGGCGACTGGTTGCGCTACGACGTGGTGGGCGACGCGCTGGTGGTCAGCGACCTGCGCATGGGCACCCCGGGGAACTACAGCTTCCGCTTCGAGATGGCCCGGCGTGACGGGGCCGGGCAGTGGGCCGCGATCCAGCCCCGGCCATGGGTGGGCGCCGGAGTCAGCTCCATGTTCAATGCCGAGGATCTCAAGTTGATCTGGCGACGCATCCTGGAGCCGCAACCGCCGTTGCCGCTGGCCAGCTGGATGGACAAGTACCTGTCCCAGCCGCGCTGA
- a CDS encoding OprD family porin, which yields MNHTPCVAIGLSLLSQPLLAADGDFFEDAKASLSARNYYFSRDFSDIVGANRQSKAEEWAQGFILDFKSGYTPGTVGFGVDALGLLGIRLDSSPDRVNTGLLPVQGDGRAAGEYSRLAPTFKARLSKTELRVGELQPNLPVLTFSDIRLLPPTYQGVSLSSAEFDGLTLQTGHLSSSHLRNEAGDGKLNAMLGHVPQRQVASDAFNYVGGDYAFNVNQSSLSLWYGQLEDIYQQGFVGLKHSKPVGDWVLGANLGYFSAREDGDALLGNIDNQAFFSMFTARLGGHSFGAGYQAMYGDSPFPRVFANITPLGNEVPTYEFAYTDERSYQLRYDYNFAALGIPGLTATVRYITGNNVDTGQGFEGKDRERDIDVGYAVQSGVLKGLGIRVRNAMARSNYRSDIDENRLIFVYTWQLF from the coding sequence ATGAACCACACCCCTTGTGTCGCTATCGGCCTGAGCCTGCTCAGCCAACCTTTGCTGGCCGCCGACGGCGATTTCTTCGAGGACGCCAAGGCCAGCCTCAGCGCCCGCAACTATTACTTCAGCCGGGACTTCTCGGATATCGTCGGCGCCAATCGGCAATCAAAAGCCGAGGAGTGGGCCCAGGGCTTCATCCTCGACTTCAAGTCCGGCTACACCCCTGGCACCGTCGGCTTTGGCGTGGATGCGCTGGGCCTGCTGGGGATCAGGCTTGACAGCAGCCCTGACCGGGTAAACACCGGGCTGCTGCCAGTGCAGGGCGATGGCCGCGCCGCCGGCGAGTACAGCCGGCTGGCACCGACGTTCAAGGCGCGGCTGTCGAAAACCGAGCTGCGCGTCGGTGAGCTGCAACCGAACCTGCCGGTGCTGACCTTCAGTGATATCCGTCTGCTGCCGCCCACCTACCAGGGGGTGAGCCTGAGCTCGGCCGAGTTCGATGGTTTGACCCTGCAAACGGGTCACCTGAGCTCCAGCCACCTGCGCAACGAAGCGGGCGACGGCAAGCTCAACGCCATGCTCGGCCATGTGCCCCAGCGCCAGGTCGCCAGCGATGCCTTCAACTATGTGGGCGGCGACTACGCCTTCAATGTCAACCAGAGCAGCCTGAGCCTGTGGTACGGTCAGCTGGAGGATATCTACCAGCAGGGCTTCGTCGGCCTCAAGCACAGCAAGCCGGTGGGTGACTGGGTACTGGGCGCCAACCTTGGTTACTTCAGCGCCCGTGAAGATGGCGATGCGTTGCTGGGCAATATCGACAACCAGGCGTTCTTCTCGATGTTCACCGCCCGGCTCGGCGGCCACAGCTTCGGTGCCGGCTACCAGGCCATGTACGGCGACAGCCCGTTCCCCCGGGTGTTCGCCAACATCACGCCGCTGGGCAACGAAGTGCCGACCTACGAGTTCGCCTACACCGACGAGCGTTCCTACCAACTGCGCTACGACTACAACTTCGCTGCGCTGGGCATTCCCGGGCTGACGGCGACGGTGCGCTACATCACCGGCAACAACGTCGACACGGGGCAGGGGTTCGAGGGCAAGGACCGCGAGCGCGATATCGATGTGGGCTACGCGGTGCAGAGCGGGGTGCTCAAGGGGCTGGGGATTCGCGTGAGGAACGCCATGGCGCGGTCGAACTACCGTAGCGATATCGATGAGAACCGCTTGATCTTCGTGTACACCTGGCAGTTGTTCTGA
- a CDS encoding benzoate/H(+) symporter BenE family transporter — protein sequence MKTLFKDCSLSAVVAGCIATLISYAGPLVIIFHAAEAAGLSHAQLSSWVWAVSLGSGLLGLLLSLRYRAPVVIAWSIPGSALLVTALPQLGLAQAVGAYLVANLILLLVGLSGAFERLVARLPGSIAAGLQAGILFSFGIEVFRALPVQPVLVLAMFITYVLMRRAQPRYAVAAVLAVGALVTLASGEFRGGELVLALASAQWIAPQFSLLATLNLALPLVLVALTGQFMPGMAVLRNAGYGTPASPLISASAVLGALLAPFGCHGLNLAAVTASLCTGREAHEEPRRRYVAAVAGSVLYLVLGIAGATLISLFAAFPAALVATLAGLALYGAISEALTRSLADPGERDAGLFTFLVTASGVAFLGLSAAFWGLLFGLLAHALGSLRRPQPQAATAK from the coding sequence ATGAAAACCCTGTTCAAGGACTGCTCCCTGTCCGCCGTGGTCGCCGGCTGCATCGCCACGTTGATCTCCTATGCCGGCCCCCTGGTGATCATCTTCCATGCCGCCGAGGCTGCCGGGCTGTCTCACGCCCAGCTGTCCTCGTGGGTTTGGGCGGTGTCGCTGGGCAGTGGCTTGCTTGGCCTGCTGCTCAGCCTGCGCTATCGGGCGCCGGTGGTGATCGCCTGGTCGATCCCGGGCTCCGCGCTGTTGGTCACCGCCTTGCCGCAACTGGGCCTGGCGCAGGCCGTGGGCGCTTACCTGGTGGCTAACCTGATCCTGTTGCTGGTCGGCCTGAGCGGTGCCTTCGAACGCCTGGTCGCCCGGCTACCGGGCTCCATCGCCGCCGGCTTGCAGGCCGGGATCCTGTTCAGCTTCGGCATCGAAGTGTTCCGTGCATTGCCGGTGCAACCTGTGCTGGTGCTGGCAATGTTCATCACCTATGTGCTGATGCGTCGTGCACAACCGCGTTACGCGGTGGCGGCGGTGCTGGCGGTCGGTGCGCTGGTGACCCTGGCCAGTGGCGAATTCCGTGGCGGCGAGCTGGTGCTGGCCCTGGCCTCGGCGCAATGGATCGCGCCGCAGTTCAGCCTGCTGGCGACGCTCAACCTGGCCTTGCCCCTGGTGCTGGTGGCGCTGACCGGCCAGTTCATGCCGGGCATGGCGGTGCTGCGCAACGCCGGTTACGGCACGCCTGCCAGCCCTTTGATCAGTGCCAGCGCGGTGCTGGGCGCCTTGCTTGCGCCGTTCGGTTGCCATGGCCTGAACCTGGCGGCGGTCACCGCCAGCTTGTGCACGGGACGCGAGGCCCATGAAGAACCACGCCGCCGTTATGTGGCTGCAGTGGCCGGCAGCGTGCTTTACCTGGTGCTGGGCATCGCCGGCGCCACCCTCATTTCGCTGTTCGCAGCGTTCCCCGCCGCGCTGGTGGCCACGCTCGCCGGCCTTGCCCTGTACGGCGCGATCAGCGAGGCGCTGACCCGCAGCCTGGCCGACCCCGGCGAGCGCGATGCCGGGTTGTTCACCTTCCTGGTCACGGCCTCGGGCGTGGCCTTCCTCGGCTTGTCGGCGGCGTTCTGGGGGCTGCTGTTCGGGCTGCTGGCCCATGCCCTGGGCAGCCTGCGCCGCCCCCAGCCACAAGCCGCAACCGCCAAGTAA